One part of the Muntiacus reevesi chromosome 18, mMunRee1.1, whole genome shotgun sequence genome encodes these proteins:
- the HIC1 gene encoding hypermethylated in cancer 1 protein — MLDTMEAPGHSRQLLLQLNNQRTKGFLCDVIIVVQNALFRAHKNVLAASSAYLKSLVVHDNLLNLDHDMVSPAVFRLVLDFIYTGRLADGAEAAAAAAVAPGAEPSLGAVLAAASYLQIPDLVALCKKRLKRHGKYCHLRGGGGGGGGYAPYGRPGRGLRAATPVIQACYSSPAGPPPPPTAEPPSGPEAAVNTHCAELYASGPGPAAALCAPERRCSPLCGLDLSKKSPPGSAPPERPPGERELPPRPDSPPSAGPAAYKEPPLTLPPLPPLPFQKLEEAGPPPDPFRGGGGSPGSEPPGRPDGPSLLYRWMKHEPGLGSYGDELGRERGSPSERCEERGGDPSVSPGGPPLGLAPPPRYAGSLDGPGAGGDGDDYKSSSEETGSSEDPSPPGGHLEGYPCPHLAYGEPESFGDNLYVCIPCGKGFPSSEQLNAHVEAHVEEEEALYGRAEAAEVAAGAAGLGPPFGGAGDKVAGAPGGLGELLRPYRCASCDKSYKDPATLRQHEKTHWLTRPYPCTICGKKFTQRGTMTRHMRSHLGLKPFACDACGMRFTRQYRLTEHMRIHSGEKPYECQVCGGKFAQQRNLISHMKMHAVGGAAGAAGALAGLGGLPGVPGPDGKGKLDFPEGVFAVARLTAEQLSLKQQDKAAAAELLAQTTHFLHDPKVALESLYPLAKFTAELGLSPDKAAEVLSQGAHLAAGPDGRTIDRFSPT, encoded by the coding sequence ATGCTGGACACGATGGAGGCGCCCGGCCACTCCAggcagctgctgctgcagctcaACAACCAGCGTACCAAGGGCTTCTTGTGCGACGTGATCATCGTGGTGCAGAACGCCCTCTTCCGCGCGCACAAAAACGTGCTGGCGGCCAGCAGCGCCTACCTCAAGTCCCTGGTGGTGCACGACAACCTGCTCAACCTGGACCATGACATGGTGAGCCCGGCCGTGTTCCGCCTGGTGCTGGACTTCATCTACACCGGCCGCCTGGCGGATGGCGCGGAGGCTGCGGCGGCGGCCGCCGTGGCCCCGGGGGCCGAGCCGAGCCTGGGCGCCGTGCTGGCCGCCGCCAGCTACCTGCAGATCCCCGACCTCGTGGCTCTGTGCAAGAAACGCCTCAAGCGCCACGGCAAGTACTGCCACctgcggggcggcggcggcggcggcggcggctacgCACCCTACGGGAGGCCGGGCCGGGGCCTGCGGGCCGCCACGCCCGTCATCCAGGCCTGCTACTCGTCCCCCGCCGGGCCTCCGCCGCCGCCCACCGCCGAGCCGCCGTCGGGCCCCGAGGCCGCTGTGAACACGCACTGCGCCGAGCTGTACGCTTCGGGTCCCGGCCCGGCcgccgcgctctgcgccccggaGCGCCGCTGCTCCCCGCTCTGCGGCCTGGACCTGTCAAAGaaaagcccgccaggctccgcgcCTCCCGAGCGACCGCCGGGGGAGCGAGAGCTGCCCCCGCGCCCAGACAGCCCTCCCAGCGCCGGCCCCGCCGCCTACAAGGAGCCACCGCTCACCCTGCCGCCGCTGCCGCCACTGCCCTTCCAGAAGCTGGAGGAGGCCGGACCGCCTCCGGATCCGTTCCGAGGTGGCGGCGGCAGCCCGGGATCCGAGCCCCCCGGCCGCCCCGACGGGCCCAGCCTCCTCTAccgctggatgaagcacgagccaGGCCTGGGCAGCTACGGCGACGAGCTGGGCCGTGAGCGCGGCTCCCCCAGCGAACGCTGCGAGGAGCGCGGCGGGGACCCGTCCGTCTCGCCCGGGGGGCCTCCGCTCGGCCTGGCGCCGCCGCCGCGCTACGCGGGCAGCTTGGACGGGCCTGGCGCGGGCGGCGACGGTGACGACTACAAGAGCAGCAGCGAGGAGACGGGCAGCAGCGAGGACCCCAGCCCGCCCGGCGGCCACCTCGAGGGCTACCCGTGCCCGCACCTGGCCTACGGCGAGCCCGAGAGCTTCGGCGACAACCTGTACGTGTGCATCCCGTGCGGAAAGGGCTTCCCCAGCTCGGAGCAGCTGAACGCGCACGTGGAGGCGcacgtggaggaggaggaggcgctgTACGGCCGGGCCGAGGCGGCGGAGGTGGCCGCGGGCGCCGCCGGCCTCGGGCCCCCCTTTGGAGGCGCTGGGGACAAGGTGGCCGGGGCCCCGGGGGGCCTGGGCGAGCTGCTGCGGCCTTACCGCTGCGCGTCGTGCGACAAGAGCTACAAGGACCCGGCCACGCTGCGGCAGCACGAGAAGACGCACTGGCTGACGCGGCCCTACCCCTGCACCATCTGCGGGAAGAAGTTCACGCAGCGCGGGACCATGACGCGCCACATGCGCAGCCACCTGGGCCTCAAGCCCTTCGCGTGCGACGCGTGCGGCATGCGCTTCACGCGCCAGTACCGCCTCACCGAGCACATGCGCATCCACTCGGGCGAGAAGCCCTACGAGTGCCAGGTGTGCGGCGGCAAGTTCGCCCAGCAGCGCAACCTCATCAGTCACATGAAGATGCACGCTGTGGGCGGCGCGGCCGGCGCGGCCGGGGCGCTGGCGGGGCTGGGGGGGCTCCCCGGCGTCCCGGGCCCCGACGGCAAGGGCAAGCTCGACTTCCCCGAGGGCGTCTTTGCCGTGGCGCGCCTCACGGCCGAACAGCTCAGCCTGAAGCAGCAGGACAAGGCGGCTGCGGCTGAGCTGCTGGCTCAGACCACGCACTTCCTGCACGACCCCAAGGTGGCGCTCGAGAGCCTCTACCCGCTGGCCAAGTTCACCGCGGAGCTGGGCCTCAGCCCCGACAAGGCGGCCGAGGTGCTGAGCCAGGGCGCGCACCTGGCCGCCGGCCCCGACGGCCGGACCATCGACCGTTTCTCTCCCACCTAG